From the genome of Lotus japonicus ecotype B-129 chromosome 6, LjGifu_v1.2, one region includes:
- the LOC130724821 gene encoding uncharacterized protein LOC130724821 — protein MGYVYDGMQRAKNAIKRMFKDKSELYKPYTDIISARWDKHLKRTLHAAAYFLNPGFFYDPSFLEKDRVVQSLVDLLEVKSPCASLPKALLEMNVYRERKDSFSRASALQAASQIQPTQWWSIYESSAPLLQKIAIRILSQTSSSSGCERNWSLFERIHTKKRNRLEHQRLGDHVYITYNLRLKKRSELKKRTYDPVDYECINNVDFWVVEEEAPPEFDDNEAELENNIYEDDARDVAGGEGVDISEEPLMESVDFQIGANVESSSFDGIEFNLNDVNDF, from the exons AAAGGGCAAAGAACGCAATCAAGCGGATGTTCAAGGATAAGAGTGAATTGTATAAGCCGTACACAGATATTATTTCAGCTCGATGGGATAAACACTTGAAGCGTACTCTTCATGCAGCAGCTTACTTTCTAAATCCTGGATTCTTTTATGATCCAAGTTTTCTTGAAAAGGATAGAGTTGTGCAGTCACTTGTTGATTTGTTGGAGGTGAAAAGTCCATGTGCTAGCTTACCCAAAGCCCTTCTAGAGATGAATGTCTATCGTGAGCGGAAAGATTCATTTAGTCGAGCAAGTGCTTTGCAAGCGGCAAGCCAAATTCAACCCA CTCAATGGTGGTCAATATATGAGAGTAGTGCTCCATTGTTACAAAAGATTGCAATTCGTATTCTTAGtcaaacatcatcatcttcagggTGTGAAAGAAATTGGAGTCTCTTTGAACGCATCCATACCAAAAAACGAAATAGACTTGAACATCAAAGGCTAGGTGATCATGTTTATATTACTTATAACTTGCGTTTGAAGAAAAG GAGTGAATTGAAGAAGAGAACTTATGATCCTGTTGATTATGAATGCATCAATAATGTTGACTTTTGGGTAGTTGAGGAAGAAGCACCTCCTGAGTTTGATGATAATGAGGCTGAGCTTGAGAATAACATTTATGAAGATGATGCAAGAGATGTTGCAG GTGGTGAAGGAGTTGACATTTCAGAGGAGCCACTGATGGAGTCAGTTGATTTTCAAATTGGGGCAAATGTTGAATCATCGTCGTTTGATGGAATAGAGTTCAATCTTAATGATGTTAATGATTTCTGA